The following coding sequences are from one Neodiprion lecontei isolate iyNeoLeco1 chromosome 7, iyNeoLeco1.1, whole genome shotgun sequence window:
- the LOC107218283 gene encoding ADP-ribosylation factor-like protein 16, with the protein MYLCLGPERSGKTLLMKSLQREDIDEATQTVPTNGTNMFTIRNDDGHFEAVIRELGGSMAPIWKHYFTRVRKIIYVVDTSNLCQISAAGVLLYSLLVEPSLKNVKIALVLAKMDLSYRQMRNEALLMLQLTRLRKEITQEITVFETSAMTGEGIEKLRQWIFDPDTIKAAIAANM; encoded by the exons ATGTATCTCTGCCTGGGTCCTGAGAGGTCAGGCAAAACTCTTCTGATGAAATCCTTGCAAAGAGAGGACATCGATGAGGCAACACAAACTGTACCAACCAACGGTACTAACATGTTTACAATCCGCAACGACGACGGTCATTTTGAGGCAGTGATCAGAGAACTTGGCGGAAGCATGGCGCCGATATGGAAACACTATTTCACCAGG GTACGCAAGATTATCTACGTCGTTGACACGAGTAACCTCTGTCAGATTAGCGCGGCTGGAGTGTTGCTCTATTCGCTGTTAGTCGAGCCATcattaaaaaatgtgaaaattgcCTTGGTTCTTGCTAAAATGGATCTCTCTTATCGGCAAATGAGGAACGAGGCGCTTCTTATGCTCCAACTGACCAGATTACGGAAAGAAATCACTCAGGAGATCACGGTCTTTGAGACAAGCGCGATGACTGGGGAAGGAATTGAGAAGCTAAGACAGTGGATATTTGACCCTGACACAATCAAGGCTGCGATTGCTGCCAACATGTAG
- the LOC107218291 gene encoding DNA damage-binding protein 1 produces MKIMAHHYVVTAQKPTAVTACVTGNFTSPTDLNLILAKNMRLEIHLVTPEGLRPLKEVGIYGKIAVIKFFRPPHEKKDLLFLLTTRYNAMILECIGEGEDIEIITKAHGNVADRIGKASETGIKAVIDPKARVIGLRLYDGLFKIIPLDKDNPELKASSIRMEELQVQDVNFLHGCSNPTLILIYQDINGRHVKTHEISLRDKEFVKIPWKQDNVEREAMMVIPVPSPICGAIIIGQESILYHDGTTYVAVVPPVIKQSTITCYTKVDNQGLRYLLGDMAGHLFMLFLEQEKKADGTMVVKDLKVEVLGEISIPECITYLDNGVIFIGSRLGDSQLVKLVTKADENGSYCVPIEIFTNLAPIVDMAVVDLERQGQGQMVTCSGAFKEGSLRIIRNGIGIQEHASIDLPGIKGMWALKMGGSSCDNTLVLSFVGQTRILTLNDEEVEETEIPGFVSDEQTFHTGNVTAETFIQITPTSARLISNTANPIVSEWKPENNRTISVVACNGTQVLCATGNDLFYMEIVSSQIVPKGSVALQHEVACLDISPLDGNLEAKIVAVGLWTDISVRILTLPDLEEMNKELLGGEIIPRSILMTCFEGNTYLLCALGDGSMYYFTLQKQNGILSDKKKVTLGTQPTVLRTFRSLSTTNVFACSDRPTVIYSSNHKLVFSNVNLKEVNHMCSLNAEAYPDSLALATDSTVTIGTIDEIQKLHIRTVPLGESPRRIAYQETSQTFGVITMRVDMQESSGVSIVRSSASTQVASTSSSSHIASHNKPGHTASDIGQEIEVHNLLIIDQHTFEVLHAHTLRPTEYAMSLISTKLGEDPTSYFVVGTAFINPDESEPKTGRILLYHWNDGKLTQVTEKEIKGACYSLVEFNGKLLASINSTVRLFEWTAEKELRLECSHFNNIIALFLKTKGDFVLVGDLMRSLTLLQYKTLEGSFEEIARDYSPNWMTSIEILDDDTFLGAENCFNLFVCQKDSAATSEEERQQMQEVGQFHLGDMVNVFRHGSLVMQHLGESSTPTQGCVLFGTVGGAIGLVTQIPSGFYDFLHNLEDRLTTVIKSVGKIEHSFWRSFNTDLKMEPCEGFVDGDLIESFLDLSRDKMAEVAMGLQIDDGSGMKKDATVDDLVKIVEDLTRIH; encoded by the exons TGCTATTTCTCCTGACAACTCGATACAACGCCATGATACTCGAATGCATAGGCGAAGGCGAGGACATAGAGATAATAACAAAGGCACATGGGAACGTAGCGGACAGAATTGGGAAGGCTTCAGAAACAGGAATAAAGGCGGTGATAGACCCAAAGGCACGAGTAATAGGACTGAGACTCTATGATGGATTATTCAAGATAATACCTCTGGACAAGGACAACCCAGAGCTTAAGGCATCTTCGATTAGAATGGAGGAACTGCAAGTTCAGGACGTAAATTTTCTGCACGGCTGCTCAAACCCAACGTTGATTCTAATCTATCAGGACATAAATGGGCGGCATGTCAAAACTCACGAGATATCGCTGAGAGACAAAGAGTTCGTAAAAATACCCTGGAAACAGGATAACGTCGAACGAGAAGCTATGATGGTGATTCCGGTCCCCTCGCCCATTTGCGGTGCGATCATAATCGGCCAGGAGAGCATCCTCTACCATGACGGGACAACGTACGTCGCGGTAGTTCCGCCGGTAATAAAACAGAGTACAATCACATGCTACACCAAGGTCGACAACCAGGGGCTTCGGTATCTACTAGGAGACATGGCAGGGCATTTGTTCATGCTGTTCTTAGAGCAAGAGAAAAAGGCTGACGGGACAATGGTTGTCAAGGACTTGAAAGTCGAGGTACTAGGTGAGATTAGCATCCCCGAGTGCATCACTTACCTCGACAATGGTGTCATTTTCATCGGCAGCCGTCTAGGTGACTCGCAGCTCGTCAAGCTGGTCACAAAGGCAGATGAGAACGGCTCCTACTGCGTGCCGATAGAGATATTCACCAACTTAGCGCCAATCGTCGACATGGCTGTCGTAGACCTGGAGCGGCAGGGCCAGGGACAAATGGTCACGTGTTCGGGTGCCTTCAAAGAGGGATCTCTGAGGATAATAAGGAACGGAATTGGTATTCAGGAGCATGCTAGCATAGATCTGCCTGGCATAAAGGGCATGTGGGCACTGAAGATGGGGGGGAGCAGTTGCGACAATACCTTGGTGCTTTCATTTGTCGGGCAGACACGGATACTGACACTGAATGACGAGGAGGTGGAAGAGACCGAGATTCCTGGCTTCGTTTCCGACGAACAGACCTTCCACACAGGCAATGTGACGGCCGAGACTTTCATCCAGATAACGCCGACCTCCGCCAGGCTGATTTCCAACACCGCAAATCCCATTGTGTCCGAGTGGAAGCCCGAGAACAACAGGACCATTAGCGTTGTCGCGTGCAATGGTACGCAGGTCCTCTGCGCCACTGGAAATGATTTGTTTTACATGGAAATAGTGTCCTCTCAGATCGTCCCAAAAGGGTCAGTCGCTCTGCAGCACGAGGTTGCCTGTCTGGACATTTCCCCGCTGGACGGAAACTTAGAGGCTAAGATCGTGGCTGTCGGACTGTGGACTGACATATCGGTGAGAATTCTCACCCTGCCGGACCTCGAGGAAATGAACAAAGAGCTCCTAGGTGGGGAAATAATCCCCAGATCGATCCTGATGACCTGCTTCGAGGGAAACACCTATCTGCTATGCGCGCTAGGTGACGGCAGCATGTACTACTTTACGCTTCAAAAACAGAACGGTATTCTGTCCGACAAGAAGAAGGTCACCCTCGGCACACAGCCCACGGTCCTGAGGACATTCAGATCCCTTTCGACGACTAACGTGTTCGCCTGCTCTGATCGTCCCACGGTGATATATTCTTCGAACCACAAGCTAGTCTTCAGCAACGTCAACCTGAAGGAGGTGAACCACATGTGTTCGCTCAACGCCGAGGCTTACCCAGACAGTCTAGCCCTGGCCACGGACAGCACTGTTACAATCGGTACGATAGATGAAATCCAGAAGCTCCACATAAGAACGGTGCCACTCGGCGAGTCACCAAGAAGGATCGCGTACCAGGAGACTTCGCAGACTTTCGGTGTTATCACGATGCGGGTAGACATGCAGGAGAGCAGCGGTGTCAGCATTGTCAGATCGTCCGCATCCACACAGGTTGCGTCAACGTCCAGTAGCAGCCACATAGCGTCGCACAACAAGCCTGGACACACGGCCAGTGACATTGGGCAGGAGATAGAGGTCCATAATCTACTGATAATCGACCAACACACTTTCGAAGTTCTCCATGCTCACACGCTGAGGCCGACCGAATACGCAATGTCACTGATATCAACGAAGCTCGGTGAGGACCCGACTTCGTACTTCGTCGTTGGTACCGCCTTCATCAATCCAGACGAGTCCGAGCCAAAGACAGGAAGGATACTGTTGTACCACTGGAACGATGGCAAGCTGACGCAGGTCACGGAGAAGGAGATAAAAGGCGCTTGCTACTCACTGGTTGAATTCAACGGCAAGTTGTTGGCCAGCATCAACAGCACCGTAAGATTGTTCGAGTGGACCGCCGAGAAGGAGCTCAGACTGGAGTGCAGCCACTTCAACAACATCATCGCGCTCTTCCTCAAGACCAAAGGGGACTTTGTGCTCGTCGGCGATCTAATGCGCTCGCTGACATTGCTTCAGTACAAAACGCTAGAAGGCAGTTTTGAAGAGATAGCTAGAGACTACAGTCCCAACTGGATGACAAGCATCGAGATACTGGACGACGACACTTTCCTCGGAGCTGAGAACTGCTTCAATTTGTTCGTCTGCCAGAAAGACAG tGCAGCTACTTCTGAGGAGGAGAGGCAGCAGATGCAGGAAGTCGGACAGTTCCACTTGGGCGATATGGTGAACGTCTTTAGACACGGTTCCCTGGTCATGCAGCACCTGGGAGAATCCAGCACACCGACTCAGGGCTGTGTCCTGTTCGGAACGGTGGGCGGCGCCATCGGTCTCGTTACTCAGATTCCATCAGGCTTCTACGATTTTCTGCACAATTTGGAAGATCGTTTGACGACGGTTATAAAAAGTGTTGGTAAAATAGAGCATAGTTTCTGGAGGAGCTTCAACACAGATTTGAAGATGGAACCCTGCGAGGGCTTTGTCGATGGTGATCTAATCGAAAGCTTCCTCGACCTGAGCCGCGATAAAATGGCCGAAGTTGCCATGGGCCTCCAG ATCGACGACGGCAgcggaatgaaaaaagacGCGACGGTGGACGATCTCGTGAAAATCGTAGAAGACCTAACGAGGATACACTAG